Proteins encoded within one genomic window of Acinetobacter sp. YWS30-1:
- the ppk1 gene encoding polyphosphate kinase 1, protein MNTAASTTSAPTEYTYNDRYINRELSILDFHLRVLEQAVDPLHPLLERMNFLLIFSRNLDEFFEIRVAGVMEQLDLGNESRSPDGLTPKQVLEQIAETAHAAIERQYRILNEEILPKLREEDICFLRRGELTPAQSAWVKKYFQEQVAPVLTPISLDPAHPFPRLVNKSLNFIVTLEGKDAFGRQIDLAVVPAPRSLPRVVRLPDELTDGKEHHVMLSAIIHEHVSDLFPGMTATGCYQFRVTRNADLALNEDVEDLAKALKGELSSRRFGRAVRLEVTENCPQHIYEYLLEEFDLDEEQLYKVAGPVNLARLLSNFKRPHLRYDSHTPILPKVLKKSENVFSAMQKQDILLHHPFESFAPVITLLREAARDPQVLAIKQTLYRSGPDSEIVQVLAEAARNGKEVTAVIELRARFDEESNIAVANVLQEAGAVVVYGIVGYKTHAKMILVVRRENNKLVRYVHLGTGNYHAGNARIYTDYGLLTTDKDLCEDVHRIFQELTGMGKMAKLKKLLHAPFTLHAQLINYIDNEIANAKAGKKAQIIVKVNALTELQLINKLYEASQAGVQIDLIIRSICCLRPGLPGLSENIRVRSIVGRFLEHTRVFYFSNNGNSRIYCSSADWMDRNLFNRVEACFPIEDEALKKRIYQQGLLNYLKDNQQAWLLQGDGTWVRAQVAEGEQPHNAQRTLLETFK, encoded by the coding sequence ATGAATACGGCAGCCAGTACGACTTCGGCACCAACCGAATATACTTATAATGATCGTTACATTAATCGTGAACTGTCTATTCTGGATTTCCATTTGCGAGTGCTGGAACAGGCGGTTGATCCTCTGCATCCTTTGCTGGAACGCATGAATTTTCTACTGATCTTTTCACGTAATCTGGATGAGTTTTTTGAAATTCGTGTGGCTGGCGTCATGGAACAACTGGATTTGGGCAATGAAAGCCGCAGTCCAGATGGTTTGACGCCAAAACAAGTATTAGAGCAGATTGCCGAAACTGCACATGCCGCCATTGAACGTCAGTACCGTATTTTAAATGAAGAGATTTTGCCTAAACTGCGTGAGGAAGATATCTGCTTCTTGCGCCGTGGAGAGCTAACACCGGCACAATCGGCCTGGGTGAAAAAATATTTTCAGGAACAGGTTGCTCCAGTTCTTACGCCTATTAGCCTTGATCCGGCACATCCATTCCCACGTCTGGTGAATAAATCCCTGAATTTTATTGTGACACTCGAAGGGAAAGATGCCTTTGGCCGTCAGATTGATCTTGCGGTTGTTCCTGCGCCACGTTCATTGCCACGTGTTGTGCGTTTACCGGATGAACTGACTGATGGTAAAGAACATCATGTGATGTTATCCGCCATCATTCATGAACATGTGTCTGACCTGTTCCCGGGCATGACCGCGACTGGCTGCTATCAGTTCCGTGTTACCCGGAATGCCGATCTGGCCTTAAATGAAGATGTTGAAGACCTGGCCAAAGCCTTAAAAGGCGAGCTAAGTTCGCGCCGTTTTGGTCGTGCAGTCCGTCTGGAAGTGACTGAAAATTGTCCGCAGCATATTTATGAATATCTGCTGGAAGAATTTGATCTGGATGAAGAACAGCTCTATAAAGTGGCAGGACCGGTTAATCTGGCGCGGTTACTGTCCAACTTCAAACGTCCACATTTACGTTATGATTCACATACGCCAATTCTGCCTAAAGTACTGAAGAAATCTGAAAATGTTTTCAGTGCCATGCAGAAGCAGGATATTTTGCTACATCATCCATTTGAATCTTTTGCACCAGTGATTACGCTGTTACGTGAAGCGGCACGTGACCCTCAGGTACTGGCAATCAAGCAGACATTGTATCGTAGTGGTCCAGATTCCGAGATCGTGCAGGTGCTGGCAGAAGCGGCCCGTAACGGTAAGGAAGTGACTGCAGTCATCGAGCTGCGTGCACGTTTTGATGAAGAATCTAATATTGCAGTTGCCAATGTGCTGCAAGAAGCGGGTGCTGTCGTGGTCTATGGCATTGTTGGTTATAAAACCCATGCCAAAATGATTCTGGTGGTACGCCGAGAAAATAACAAGTTGGTGCGTTATGTGCATCTGGGAACCGGGAATTATCATGCGGGCAATGCACGGATTTATACAGATTATGGCTTGTTAACCACAGACAAGGATCTGTGTGAAGATGTGCATCGTATCTTCCAGGAATTGACCGGAATGGGGAAAATGGCCAAGCTGAAAAAGCTGCTCCATGCACCATTTACATTGCATGCCCAGCTCATCAACTATATTGATAATGAAATTGCCAATGCCAAAGCGGGCAAGAAAGCCCAGATCATCGTGAAGGTCAATGCTTTAACTGAGCTGCAACTGATCAATAAACTTTATGAAGCTTCTCAAGCAGGTGTACAGATTGATCTGATTATCCGCTCGATTTGCTGTCTGCGTCCAGGCTTGCCGGGACTTTCAGAGAATATTCGGGTACGTTCAATCGTCGGCCGTTTCCTGGAACATACGCGCGTATTTTATTTTAGCAATAATGGCAATTCCCGCATTTATTGCTCAAGCGCAGACTGGATGGATCGTAACCTGTTTAATCGTGTAGAAGCCTGTTTTCCGATTGAAGATGAAGCATTAAAGAAACGCATTTACCAGCAAGGCTTATTAAATTACCTGAAAGACAATCAGCAGGCCTGGTTGTTACAGGGAGATGGAACCTGGGTGCGTGCCCAAGTCGCTGAAGGTGAACAACCACATAATGCACAGCGTACCTTGCTGGAAACCTTTAAATAA
- a CDS encoding alpha/beta fold hydrolase, which translates to MKKIIKLRSKIIYSTLVALGLSLSSLSHSQYLFTPPKAKSAEVLQLYLSQQRIQAGLQSKTLKVGDVTWSYSEGGAKNKPSIILIHGLAGTRDNWNRVAQFLTPYYHVIIPDLPSNGDTRVPADFDLSVPNVTSQLRTFVETLKIEKNLHVAGHSLGGSIATVYASQYPFDTQSLFLVNSAGIYKMGNTPYTKDPHALKDLIVSKPGDLEDVSKQLMQNPPAMPYQLRHAQEKLLIARSEQTSKSIDQVVMLNRLYTPDTFARLTRTVEAPTLILWGKQDRIINVEVVKELYSLLKRAETPVILNNVGHMPILEAEKQVAQHYLPFLAKTQTLKNPLADKLIPFN; encoded by the coding sequence ATGAAGAAAATAATAAAATTGCGCTCAAAAATTATCTATTCCACTTTAGTCGCTCTGGGTCTCAGCCTATCTAGCCTGAGCCATAGCCAATATCTGTTTACGCCGCCGAAAGCCAAATCTGCCGAAGTTTTACAGCTTTACCTGAGCCAGCAACGCATCCAGGCGGGTCTACAATCCAAAACCTTGAAAGTCGGGGATGTGACTTGGAGTTATAGCGAAGGCGGTGCAAAAAACAAACCCTCGATTATCCTGATTCATGGCCTAGCAGGCACACGCGACAATTGGAATCGTGTCGCCCAGTTTTTGACTCCGTATTATCATGTCATCATTCCAGATTTGCCGAGCAATGGCGATACTCGAGTTCCAGCAGATTTTGATTTGTCTGTACCCAATGTCACTTCGCAATTACGTACTTTTGTCGAAACCCTGAAGATTGAAAAAAATCTGCATGTGGCCGGTCATTCTTTGGGCGGTTCAATTGCGACAGTTTATGCATCCCAATACCCTTTCGATACCCAAAGCCTGTTTCTAGTAAATAGTGCCGGCATCTATAAAATGGGCAATACGCCTTATACCAAAGACCCACATGCGCTCAAAGATCTGATTGTCAGTAAACCGGGCGATCTGGAAGATGTCTCCAAACAGCTGATGCAGAATCCACCAGCGATGCCTTACCAGTTAAGACATGCGCAGGAAAAACTGTTGATTGCCCGTTCGGAACAAACCAGCAAATCGATTGATCAGGTGGTAATGCTCAACCGGCTGTATACGCCTGATACCTTTGCCCGTCTGACCCGTACAGTGGAAGCCCCGACTTTAATTTTATGGGGAAAACAGGATCGAATTATTAATGTCGAAGTGGTGAAAGAGCTATATTCTTTATTGAAACGTGCTGAAACTCCGGTAATTTTAAATAATGTTGGTCATATGCCGATTCTGGAAGCAGAGAAACAGGTTGCCCAACATTATTTGCCTTTCCTGGCCAAGACACAGACCCTAAAAAATCCACTTGCTGATAAACTCATTCCTTTCAATTAA
- the mtgA gene encoding monofunctional biosynthetic peptidoglycan transglycosylase, with amino-acid sequence MKAFLTRTLLVIVSVILLVQLWIFASLAWWRTNPVNTTMMMRIDYWTEPSKPIQHQWRPYDEISTNLKRAVVTAEDGKFMHHHGFDWDGIQTALSRNKNEGRVVAGGSTISQQLAKNLFLVNKRSFLRKGQEAVATWMMERMWSKERILEVYLNSIEFGDNIYGAEAAAKHYFGKTAESLTRDQAIFLAAILTNPKYFEDHRNASALKARKRMIQRYMRYAEIP; translated from the coding sequence ATGAAAGCCTTTCTGACCCGCACCCTTCTCGTGATTGTCAGTGTGATTCTACTTGTTCAACTGTGGATTTTTGCAAGTTTAGCCTGGTGGCGGACCAATCCGGTGAATACCACCATGATGATGCGGATCGATTATTGGACTGAACCCTCCAAACCCATTCAACATCAGTGGCGCCCTTATGATGAAATCAGTACCAATCTCAAGCGGGCGGTAGTGACTGCAGAAGATGGAAAATTCATGCACCATCATGGCTTTGACTGGGATGGTATTCAGACTGCGCTCAGCCGTAACAAGAATGAAGGCCGTGTCGTGGCAGGGGGGTCAACCATTTCCCAGCAGCTGGCTAAAAACCTGTTCCTTGTCAACAAGCGTTCATTCCTGCGTAAAGGTCAGGAAGCTGTCGCGACCTGGATGATGGAACGCATGTGGTCTAAAGAGCGTATTCTGGAAGTGTATTTAAACTCGATTGAGTTTGGAGACAATATCTATGGAGCAGAAGCGGCAGCCAAACATTATTTTGGTAAGACTGCAGAGAGCCTGACCCGTGATCAGGCCATCTTCCTGGCAGCGATTCTCACCAATCCAAAATATTTTGAAGATCATCGTAATGCATCTGCACTAAAAGCACGTAAACGTATGATTCAGCGTTATATGCGCTATGCTGAAATCCCTTAA
- a CDS encoding arylesterase, with the protein MKDLNQKNRVLPCLVFFGLCLIPFSLSAKTIMIVGDSISAGYGMQPQQGWVHLLQKRLDQHYPKQHKVVNASVSGETTSGALARLPKLLQTHRPDIVVIELGGNDGLRGQPPQMIQKNLAALVQQSQKAKANVVVFGMKMPPNYGQAYSKAFENNYKVVSQQYKVKLLPFFMQGVAGNKSLMQQDQIHPNTKAQSILLNNAYPYIKGAL; encoded by the coding sequence ATGAAAGATCTAAATCAGAAAAATCGTGTATTGCCTTGCCTGGTATTCTTTGGACTGTGCCTGATTCCTTTTAGTCTGTCGGCAAAGACCATTATGATTGTGGGTGACAGTATAAGTGCTGGTTATGGCATGCAACCACAGCAAGGTTGGGTACATTTATTACAAAAGCGTTTGGACCAACACTATCCGAAACAGCATAAAGTGGTCAATGCAAGTGTGAGCGGTGAAACCACCAGTGGTGCCTTGGCAAGGCTGCCGAAACTGCTACAGACGCACCGTCCAGATATTGTGGTGATTGAGCTTGGCGGGAATGATGGCCTGCGTGGACAGCCACCCCAAATGATTCAAAAAAATTTAGCAGCTCTGGTACAACAAAGTCAGAAAGCCAAGGCGAATGTGGTTGTTTTTGGAATGAAAATGCCACCAAATTATGGCCAGGCATATAGTAAGGCTTTTGAAAATAACTATAAGGTGGTCAGTCAGCAGTATAAGGTCAAACTACTACCCTTCTTTATGCAAGGCGTCGCTGGTAATAAAAGTCTGATGCAACAGGATCAGATTCATCCCAACACCAAAGCCCAGTCTATTTTATTAAATAATGCTTATCCTTATATTAAAGGCGCCCTCTAA
- a CDS encoding rhomboid family intramembrane serine protease translates to MPEYSPPTTHRKLEMQLWWMTALLICINVGLFGWQVLNGIDITQPSSPDAIRWGADYAPLTYLAEPIRLFSSMFFHFGLIHLMLNMWALYIFGSVAEQIFGRVYFTGLYICAGLMGSLLSGYMSIQDSYALIEGGVANPGLLPGVSAGASGAVMGLGASLTVLSLLPMLPRQPFILDKKTLVMIMGLNLAMGFMISGINNAAHIGGMIMGAGLTALWYLGQKMQRGRLVSLVALLFGVAACVVLYQYNLALLEPIRPFWQEILQMLQQQLADQPVR, encoded by the coding sequence ATGCCTGAATATTCTCCCCCAACAACACATCGCAAACTGGAAATGCAGCTCTGGTGGATGACCGCACTCCTGATCTGTATCAATGTCGGCCTGTTTGGCTGGCAGGTTCTGAATGGAATAGACATCACACAGCCAAGTTCTCCAGATGCCATTCGCTGGGGAGCAGATTATGCACCTTTAACGTATTTAGCGGAACCCATACGCCTGTTTAGTAGCATGTTTTTTCATTTTGGCTTAATTCACCTGATGTTGAATATGTGGGCACTGTATATTTTTGGTAGTGTCGCTGAACAAATTTTTGGCCGGGTCTATTTTACAGGTCTTTATATTTGTGCCGGCCTGATGGGTAGCTTGCTCAGTGGCTATATGAGTATCCAGGACAGTTATGCCTTAATCGAAGGCGGTGTAGCCAATCCTGGCTTATTGCCGGGTGTTAGTGCGGGTGCTTCGGGTGCAGTCATGGGTCTCGGTGCCTCCCTGACTGTTCTATCTTTACTGCCAATGTTGCCCCGTCAGCCTTTTATTCTGGATAAAAAGACGCTCGTAATGATCATGGGCCTTAACCTGGCGATGGGCTTTATGATTAGCGGAATTAACAATGCCGCACATATTGGCGGCATGATCATGGGGGCCGGACTGACAGCGCTCTGGTATCTCGGTCAGAAAATGCAGCGTGGCCGTCTAGTCAGTCTGGTTGCCTTACTGTTCGGCGTCGCTGCCTGTGTCGTACTGTATCAATATAATCTGGCCCTGCTTGAACCGATCCGCCCATTCTGGCAAGAAATTTTACAAATGCTACAACAGCAGTTGGCGGATCAACCCGTAAGATAA
- a CDS encoding carbonic anhydrase, protein MLTAQEAIDRLKKGNQRFVNGETQHLKLLSHQQRAEMAESQEPFAIVLGCSDSRVPAEMVFDQGLGDLFVIRVAGNIVAPSQVGSVEFAAESFGCPVVIVLGHTHCGAIHSTIEALTNPATPPSANLMSIVNRVRPSVEILMQTELKDDLNKLSKHAVRSNVFASVNQLRHGSAVLESLIAKGKLQVIGAEYSLETGEVTFFDF, encoded by the coding sequence ATGCTCACAGCTCAGGAAGCTATAGATCGTCTTAAAAAGGGTAACCAGCGCTTTGTCAATGGTGAAACGCAGCATTTAAAATTATTATCGCATCAGCAACGTGCTGAGATGGCAGAAAGTCAGGAACCATTTGCTATTGTTTTAGGATGTTCAGATTCACGTGTACCCGCAGAAATGGTTTTTGACCAAGGGTTAGGTGATCTGTTTGTCATTCGGGTAGCAGGTAATATTGTTGCACCGTCTCAAGTCGGCAGTGTCGAATTCGCAGCAGAAAGTTTTGGCTGTCCGGTTGTGATTGTTTTGGGTCATACGCATTGTGGCGCTATTCATTCAACAATTGAAGCATTAACCAATCCGGCAACACCGCCATCTGCAAATCTGATGTCAATCGTGAACCGTGTACGTCCATCAGTTGAAATTCTAATGCAGACTGAACTGAAAGATGACCTGAATAAACTGTCTAAACATGCAGTGCGCTCTAATGTGTTTGCTTCAGTAAACCAATTACGTCATGGTTCTGCAGTTCTGGAAAGCCTGATTGCTAAAGGTAAGCTACAGGTGATTGGTGCAGAATATTCACTTGAAACCGGTGAAGTAACTTTCTTTGACTTCTAA
- a CDS encoding ABC transporter permease: MQHLFRPLLRQSFNTTGIYLLIIALTLAISATTALKFSNEQIQNAVALQAAEMLAGDLVLSDNEPLAQEWRDQARQLDLQQSEVTFFSTMAYTNDQFVMVNVKAIDQAFPLRGELRVQPAADKIQAGEIWLSSRAMDLLKVKLGDELNIADAKFKVTAKIEQDSNQELGFSGFSPTVIIAQSEVARTNAIQVGSRIDYRLLMAGNPADTRQYETWFKQKIKSENGTSGEADAEVEGQELEQQGSLRLRNASEGNTRLMKPIANLDTFLQLANILTILLCGIAIALTAQRYVQQNQDHIALMRCIGATKNQILAAYLALLGLVLLIAMLIGSVIGVALGYGLLQLMLQLIPNLQLEFSATAMLLGPLPIAMLTSAVVLLGFVMPSLFQLLNTPPIRVIRQQEKSVHSMLWMLLTGTLSLIIFSVILTENIVLTAWVIGAIILLCAVLYFTVWSILKLLRNLKFNLSAYVRTPYQTALQITALALGLSLISVLAVLRTDLLDRWQQQLPEGTPNQFVYGLPPFDMPDLKAQLEQNGWKSTPLYPNIRGRLVAKNDHPFAAELVKKSNTLRRELNLTQSDRYPQDNVIVQGEAGLKQPGEVSVEANTAQELGIKLGDKLSFSLPEGILEAKVVNLRTVEWESFSPNFFFIFAPNTMDANAGSYLGSFYVPETDKDKLVNLVQRFSNTVFIDVSLILEEIKRIVNVLVQIITILAVLVSVSGFLVLMACLNLLMDERKREVALLRSFGSSKQKLKTMMSLEIGFIGLFAGIVSCLFAEVISAIASYKMDLIIQPHWEIWIILPVFMTVLCTLIGRYRLSYLSEIPPLQSLREMNQ, encoded by the coding sequence ATGCAGCATCTGTTTCGTCCTTTACTCAGACAAAGTTTTAATACGACAGGGATTTATCTGTTGATTATTGCTTTGACCTTAGCCATTAGCGCCACAACGGCGCTCAAGTTCAGTAATGAACAGATTCAGAACGCCGTTGCTTTACAGGCAGCTGAAATGCTGGCGGGAGATTTGGTACTTTCTGATAATGAGCCGCTAGCTCAGGAATGGCGTGATCAGGCCAGGCAGCTCGATTTACAGCAATCTGAAGTCACATTTTTCAGTACGATGGCTTATACCAATGATCAGTTTGTCATGGTCAATGTTAAGGCTATTGATCAGGCTTTTCCTTTACGAGGAGAGCTACGGGTTCAGCCTGCAGCAGATAAAATCCAAGCGGGGGAAATCTGGCTGAGTTCACGGGCCATGGATCTGCTCAAGGTCAAACTGGGTGATGAACTGAATATCGCCGATGCCAAATTTAAGGTTACTGCAAAAATTGAGCAGGATTCTAATCAGGAGCTGGGTTTTTCTGGCTTTTCGCCGACTGTGATTATTGCTCAATCAGAAGTGGCGCGCACCAATGCGATTCAGGTCGGTAGCCGGATTGATTACCGCTTATTAATGGCAGGCAATCCAGCCGATACCCGGCAATATGAAACCTGGTTCAAGCAAAAGATAAAATCTGAAAATGGAACTTCAGGTGAAGCAGATGCTGAGGTTGAGGGACAAGAACTGGAACAGCAGGGCAGTCTACGCTTGCGTAATGCAAGCGAAGGCAATACCCGTTTAATGAAACCAATTGCCAATCTGGATACTTTTCTGCAACTGGCCAATATTCTCACCATTTTATTATGCGGGATTGCCATTGCTTTAACCGCACAACGCTATGTACAGCAGAACCAGGATCATATTGCCCTGATGCGTTGTATTGGCGCGACCAAAAATCAGATTCTGGCCGCTTATCTGGCTTTGCTGGGTTTAGTGCTTTTAATCGCCATGCTGATTGGTAGCGTGATAGGTGTTGCATTAGGTTATGGCTTGCTGCAACTCATGCTACAGCTGATTCCAAACTTGCAGCTTGAGTTCTCTGCTACGGCGATGCTGCTGGGGCCCTTGCCAATTGCCATGCTGACCAGTGCAGTGGTGTTACTGGGCTTTGTCATGCCGAGTCTGTTTCAACTCTTAAATACTCCTCCGATTCGGGTCATTCGTCAGCAGGAAAAATCCGTCCATTCGATGTTGTGGATGTTACTGACCGGAACCTTAAGTCTGATTATTTTCAGTGTGATTTTAACGGAAAATATCGTGCTGACAGCTTGGGTGATTGGGGCCATTATTCTGCTTTGTGCTGTTCTGTATTTTACGGTCTGGAGTATTTTAAAACTGCTGCGTAATCTGAAATTCAATCTATCTGCCTATGTACGGACACCGTATCAGACCGCTTTACAGATTACTGCCTTAGCTTTAGGACTCAGTTTGATTAGTGTGCTGGCTGTACTGCGTACAGATTTACTTGATCGATGGCAGCAACAGTTGCCGGAAGGGACACCCAACCAGTTTGTCTATGGTCTGCCGCCTTTTGATATGCCTGACTTAAAAGCTCAGTTAGAACAGAATGGCTGGAAAAGCACGCCGCTTTATCCCAATATTCGCGGGCGTCTGGTAGCGAAAAATGATCATCCTTTTGCTGCTGAACTGGTCAAAAAGAGTAATACCTTAAGACGTGAACTGAATCTGACCCAGTCGGATCGCTATCCTCAGGATAATGTCATTGTGCAAGGGGAGGCAGGATTGAAACAGCCGGGTGAGGTTTCGGTCGAAGCCAATACTGCACAAGAGCTGGGCATCAAACTGGGAGATAAGCTCAGCTTTAGCCTGCCTGAAGGCATACTCGAAGCCAAAGTGGTGAATCTCAGAACGGTAGAGTGGGAGAGTTTTAGTCCAAACTTCTTCTTTATCTTTGCACCGAATACTATGGATGCCAATGCGGGCAGTTATCTGGGCAGCTTCTATGTACCGGAAACAGACAAAGATAAACTGGTGAATCTGGTTCAGCGTTTTTCGAATACGGTATTTATTGATGTCAGCCTGATTCTGGAAGAAATCAAACGAATTGTGAATGTGCTGGTACAGATCATTACCATTCTGGCTGTGCTGGTCAGTGTATCCGGTTTTCTGGTACTGATGGCCTGTCTAAACCTGCTCATGGATGAACGTAAACGTGAAGTGGCTTTGCTCCGGTCTTTTGGTAGTTCCAAACAGAAGCTGAAAACCATGATGAGTCTGGAAATCGGTTTTATCGGACTATTCGCCGGTATTGTTTCATGTCTGTTTGCAGAAGTGATCAGCGCCATTGCCAGCTATAAGATGGATCTGATCATTCAGCCCCATTGGGAAATCTGGATTATCCTGCCTGTATTTATGACTGTGTTATGTACCCTGATCGGGCGTTATCGTCTGAGTTATCTTTCCGAGATTCCGCCCTTGCAAAGCCTGCGTGAGATGAATCAATAA
- a CDS encoding IS4-like element ISAbe18 family transposase: MLHQNTVFHELIKPVVRQDFEQLAKVHHVGQKFRAASRWDQFIAILMSQFSCRQSLRDIQSNLECQQEKLSHLGAKSIPRSTLARINEQQPAALYQQLFYKLLKYYDHSKVAHKFRFKNPLYSLDASHIDLSLSLCEWAKVHDSKASMKLSIGLNHSNDIPEFVAVENGKENDMVQGRKFQFPAGSIVVFDKGYVDYQWYANLTAQNIGFVTRFRPKSVYQVIQQHPVLESKGILKDETIQLNSAHALKRKAPVLRRIEYRDQQSGKHFSFLSNNFHLAASTIAAIYKDRWKVELFFKAIKQNLKLKAFLGRSRNAIQTQIWIAMIAYLLVSFAQHLGKTGWTVQRLLRIIQVNLFERRTLKALFSPDKIPIKQEEAHLSFLL, from the coding sequence TTGTTACATCAGAATACCGTATTTCATGAGCTAATTAAACCTGTTGTGCGACAGGATTTTGAACAACTTGCTAAAGTGCACCATGTTGGACAGAAATTTAGAGCGGCTTCCCGGTGGGATCAGTTTATTGCCATATTGATGTCTCAATTCTCTTGTAGGCAAAGTCTGAGAGATATTCAATCCAATTTGGAGTGCCAACAGGAAAAGCTAAGTCATCTCGGAGCAAAGTCTATTCCCCGAAGCACGCTGGCACGAATCAATGAGCAGCAGCCTGCTGCCTTGTATCAACAGCTATTTTACAAGTTGCTTAAATACTATGACCACTCAAAAGTCGCTCATAAATTTCGCTTTAAGAATCCCTTGTATTCCTTGGATGCCAGTCATATTGACCTGTCGCTTTCCTTATGTGAATGGGCCAAAGTTCACGACTCAAAAGCCAGCATGAAACTCAGTATAGGATTGAATCACAGCAATGATATTCCTGAGTTTGTTGCAGTTGAAAATGGCAAAGAAAATGACATGGTACAAGGCCGCAAATTCCAGTTTCCTGCTGGCAGCATTGTAGTTTTTGATAAAGGCTATGTCGATTACCAATGGTATGCAAATCTGACTGCTCAAAACATTGGATTTGTCACACGTTTTAGGCCTAAATCTGTGTATCAGGTGATCCAGCAACATCCAGTGCTTGAATCCAAAGGTATTCTAAAAGATGAAACCATTCAGCTGAATAGCGCACATGCCCTAAAAAGAAAAGCCCCAGTGTTAAGAAGAATTGAATATAGAGATCAGCAAAGTGGCAAGCACTTTAGCTTTCTCAGCAATAACTTTCATTTAGCCGCCTCCACCATTGCGGCGATTTATAAAGATCGTTGGAAAGTTGAGCTGTTCTTTAAGGCGATTAAGCAGAATCTCAAATTAAAAGCGTTTCTAGGCCGCAGCAGGAACGCAATTCAGACACAAATCTGGATTGCGATGATCGCCTATTTATTGGTGAGTTTCGCTCAACATTTAGGAAAAACAGGTTGGACAGTTCAACGTTTACTCAGAATAATTCAAGTGAATTTGTTTGAAAGAAGAACTTTAAAAGCTTTATTTTCACCCGATAAAATACCCATAAAACAAGAGGAAGCTCATTTGAGCTTCCTCTTGTGA
- a CDS encoding ABC transporter ATP-binding protein, translated as MIQSSNDSTIMPQAIISAQKLTQKIQLSQKQLTIFEDLSLEILTGEQVAITGRSGSGKSTLLGILATLDQASAGQLTVCGELVSSLNEEQRALVRLKNIGFVFQSFQLLPHLTALENVMLPLRLQLDFKYSDAEQKALALLQKVGLDRQAQQTPKVLSGGEQQRVAIARALVSEPKIIFADEPTGNLDGETAQEIEQLLFQLNRELGTTLVLVTHDPDLARQCQRHFGLVNGQLIEHASGG; from the coding sequence ATGATTCAAAGCAGCAACGATTCGACCATCATGCCACAAGCGATTATTTCTGCCCAGAAATTGACACAAAAGATACAACTTTCACAAAAACAACTGACTATTTTTGAAGATCTTTCGCTGGAAATTTTGACTGGAGAACAGGTCGCCATTACCGGACGTTCCGGTTCAGGAAAGTCGACTTTACTGGGCATTTTGGCCACTTTGGATCAGGCCAGTGCCGGGCAGTTAACGGTTTGTGGGGAGCTGGTATCGAGCTTGAATGAAGAACAGCGTGCTTTAGTCCGGCTAAAAAATATTGGCTTTGTATTTCAGTCTTTCCAGCTTTTACCTCATCTTACTGCGCTTGAAAATGTCATGCTGCCTTTACGTTTACAGCTAGATTTTAAATATAGTGATGCCGAACAAAAGGCGCTGGCATTGCTACAAAAGGTCGGATTAGACCGTCAGGCTCAGCAAACACCAAAAGTACTGTCGGGTGGGGAGCAGCAACGTGTCGCCATTGCCCGCGCATTGGTCAGTGAACCCAAAATCATTTTTGCTGATGAACCGACAGGTAATCTGGATGGGGAAACTGCCCAAGAAATCGAACAGCTGCTCTTTCAGTTGAATCGTGAATTAGGCACTACGCTGGTTCTGGTTACCCATGATCCTGATCTGGCCCGACAATGCCAGCGTCATTTTGGACTGGTCAATGGTCAGCTGATTGAACATGCGAGTGGAGGCTGA